The window GATGGTAGGCCGGATCGAGGGCAGGCAGGTGGGGAAGGCACTAAATAACACCTCATCGTGTCTCGGAGCGGGTCCAGCCGTCGTTGTCGACGCCTCGGTCAGCTATCGAGCAAACTATCGAGTCACCCATCGCGCTCTCCTCCATATCGGCAGCGTGCAGaagtgccatcgtcgtcaccatgaGGTTCGCAGGTCACGGTGATGGGGAAAGTGCTCGACGCAAATCATGAGGCGGAGACGGGCCTCGTGCGCCTCGTGCAACAGTCTCATCCTCACCACCATGAGGCTCGTTCACCCCGCACGAGGACGGGAAAAGCGCTCGACGACAATGGCGATGGAGATTGGCATCGTTCATTTCCTCCCCGAAGGCCTGTATATATATTCAGTTGCACGAGACACATGCGTATGGGAATTATTGGTGCAATTCAAGTTGGCCGACTACGTTTCCTGCTCGGCTGCGTTGCGAGACTTGACGGTCCAAACAAGCAGGGCGCTTATGTTGTTGTCGAGGGAGGGAGCTATTTGGTTCGGCCCTTCCCTCTCACAAAAGAGAATGCCGTCGGCTGCGACGgtccccgccgtcggcgtcgagaaaTTCGTCGAACCAGGTGACGGCCTGGCGAAAGGCTTCCCTCTTGGCGAACCTCTGGACACGCACCTCCTGCTTGCCCCGTACGGCGAAGCCGTGGGAGACGCCGCTGTAGAGGGTCATCTGGTAGGGTTGGCCGGTCTTGGCCAAGATCTCCTCGCTCCTGCGACGCTTCTCCGGCGGGAAGATCTGgtccgtctcggcggcggcgatggagagcgggccgccgatggccgcgagctcgtcctcctcgacgaaggAGGGGTGGGCGACGAAGCCAACGTCGATGGCGTCCTTCAAGTGCCGAACGACGTACTGTCGGTTCGAACATGACAAGGTTAGCCTCGTCGAGCCACTCGAGGGGTTTGACCTGGGGTCTTTTTTGCGTCGTTATTCACCTTGGCGCCAAAGCAGTatccgacggcggcaatcttgtcgacgccgagctcccgTAGCGCCTTGACGCCCTTGACGACAATGGGATCGACATGCTCGGCCGTGTGTGGCCtcctgccgtcggtgccgcgCTCGAGCCAGTCGAAGAACTGGAAGCCTTTGGGCGGGTTGGGCGGCacggcgtcaccgtcgaacaggtcgacgacgagcgtcgTGTATCCGCTGGCAGCgaagccgtcggcgatgagctTGCTGTTCTGCCAGATGCCGATGACGTCCGGCAGGTAGAGGATCCCGCAGCCTTTGCGCGCCCTGCTGCCGGTCGCCTTGGCTACGTAGGCCTCGActctgccgtcgtcgatcttGATGGACTCTCCGGAAGGCGTGCCGCTAGGTGATGCCGTTGTGAGCTCTGGATGGGACCATGGCCGTGTAGCCGCAACACACGATGGCGGGGAAGACGTACGCAAAgagggtgccgacggcgcagcATTCGGCGGGAGGGTGGGACGCCATTTGGACCCTCTCGGTCGGTGTGTTGGAGAGGCTTCCTGCGATGGCCGGCGTCCAGGGCGGCGGGGCGCAATATGTTGGCGTTTCAGCTTCCTACGTGACGCTTTCTTTTAACGGGGCGTGCCTGTTGCTCCTCCGCCTGCGCAAGATGTGTCGGGTGGATAGAGACGAGGTGAGGTTGCTTGCTGACGCTGTGATGACTATTTATGAGAAATCCTTcacggaggacggagtagCTCGTTCGAGTGGGCGTGGcagcttgtactccgtacaagtgcggTATTACGTGCAGGTGTCGTCgaatgtgcatgtacacctgcatgaCCACGCCTACAGCACATACATTCATGCCATACCAGGAGGATCATGGACCATCTCCTACctccacctcgacgtcgcaTCGGCACCGACACGAGCCGGGGATCCAAATACAGGTACAAATACACCCACGGAGCACCACCACTTGGTAATACGCATGCGTCACCGACATCGACACAGTGAGCTTACGAATAGGTGCTCCGTGCCAAGTCGGTTGCCATTTGTGGACGGCGAAAGGCATCAGCGAGTGGCACGTCTTGCTTCGT of the Drechmeria coniospora strain ARSEF 6962 chromosome 01, whole genome shotgun sequence genome contains:
- a CDS encoding dienelactone hydrolase gives rise to the protein MASHPPAECCAVGTLFAGTPSGESIKIDDGRVEAYVAKATGSRARKGCGILYLPDVIGIWQNSKLIADGFAASGYTTLVVDLFDGDAVPPNPPKGFQFFDWLERGTDGRRPHTAEHVDPIVVKGVKALRELGVDKIAAVGYCFGAKYVVRHLKDAIDVGFVAHPSFVEEDELAAIGGPLSIAAAETDQIFPPEKRRRSEEILAKTGQPYQMTLYSGVSHGFAVRGKQEVRVQRFAKREAFRQAVTWFDEFLDADGGDRRSRRHSLL